The following are encoded together in the Penaeus monodon isolate SGIC_2016 chromosome 44, NSTDA_Pmon_1, whole genome shotgun sequence genome:
- the LOC119568512 gene encoding zinc finger protein OZF-like, with amino-acid sequence MQLTGLEYKIPMRLRLSAIYIEGEYDEQRVWLQITLLRRVMMSVLSDGMPLAPLTGEEIVGIGVGVKEELSEDFPEDACLEIKEEPLDYGDETRNDVCNMKVIHESPFFHNLHDLRPEAHAKDSCNLVQDCNDMSKLQFGAKDCGKTCSSDGVQVMYEESLKEEPQLKVESIRKCFACEVCGKEVSQKSHITFHMGVHKKEKPYNCEICNKAFPSKSVLEKHVDVHTEGNPYNYEKPFSYELYNKSISPKHNLVKNMRVHTKKKTYSCDTCSRKFSERRYLVQHIRIHTKEKPYICEICNNTFLLKSYLVRHMRTHTKEKPYNCEICNKDFSSKSKVAIHMRVHTKEKPYKCEICNKNFSHRANLARHRRLHTEEKPYSCEICNKGFSEKYRLESHMRVHTKEKLYSCEICNKAFSYKESLGIHMRMHRKEETYSLSHMRVHTKEKPYICEFCNKGFSQKGSLVGHIRIHTKEKPYGCEICNKVFALKGGLVKHTRVHTKGKP; translated from the exons GGTGATGATGAGTGTCCTCAGTGATGGGATGCCTTTAGCCCCACTCACGGGCGAGGAAATAGTCGGCATTGGAGTCGGCGTCAAAGAAGAGCTCAGCGAAGATTTCCCCGAAGATGCCTGCTTGGAAATTAAAGAGGAACCACTTGATTATGGAGATGAAACAAGAAATGATGTGTGTAACATGAAAGTGATACATGAAAGTCCTTTCTTTCATAACCTTCATGATCTAAGACCTGAGGCACATGCAAAAGACtcatgtaacttggttcaggattgTAATGACATGTCAAAATTGCAATTTGGGGCTAAGGACTGTGGGAAGACGTGTTCATCAGATGGGGTTCAAGTGATGTATGAGGAAAGTTTGAAGGAAGAACCACAACTAAAAGTGGAATCCATAAGGAAATGTTTTGCATGTGAGGTGTGTGGCAAGGAAGTGTCTCAAAAGAGTCACATCACCTTTCACATGGGAGTCCACAAAAAGGAAAAGCCATACAActgcgagatttgcaataaggcattCCCATCCAAAAGTGTTTTAGAAAAGCATGTTGACGTACACACAGAGGGGAACCCATACAACT ATGAGAAACCATTCAGCTATGAACTTTACAACAAGTCCATATCACCAAAGCATAATCTGGTGAAGAacatgagagtgcatacaaagaagaaaacatataGCTGTGACACTTGCAGTAGGAAATTTTCTGAGAGAAGATATCTTGTACAGCACATTAgaatacatacaaaagagaagccatacatctGTGAAATTTGCAACAATACCTTCTTATTGAAAAGTTATTTGGTGAGacacatgagaacacatacaaaggagaagccatacaattGTGAAATTTGTAACAAAGACTTCTCAAGCAAATCTAAAGTAGCAattcatatgagagtacatacaaaggagaagccatacaaatgtgagatttgtaacaagaaCTTTTCGCATAGAGCTAATCTAGCGCGTCATAGGAGATTGCACAcagaggagaagccatacagctgtgagatttgtaacaaagGTTTTTCAGAGAAATATCGTCTAGAAagtcacatgagagtacatacaaaagagaagctatacagctgtgagatttgcaacaaggccttctcataTAAAGAAAGTCTAGGGATTCATATGAGAATGCATAGAAAGGAGGAGACATACagtt TAagccacatgagagtacatacaaaggagaagccatacatctGTGAGTTTTGCAATAAGGGTTTCTCACAGAAAGGTAGTCTAGTGGGACatataagaatacatacaaaggaaaagccataCGGCTGTGAGATCTGTAATAAGGTCTTTGCTTTGAAAGGTGGTTTAGTAAAGCACACAAGAGTACATACGAAGGGTAAGCCATAA